The following proteins are co-located in the Aquarana catesbeiana isolate 2022-GZ unplaced genomic scaffold, ASM4218655v1 unanchor233, whole genome shotgun sequence genome:
- the LOC141121895 gene encoding uncharacterized protein, whose amino-acid sequence MAERQQVCGESNSEEKQMKATSRSRRSKKATNMSFEEMVEMVDILMKTDYDGKHGPYSKPNARKDKIMEKVLRSLHRKFGVRRNKEQLRKRWSDIKLREEDQYRKIKKVLRKREKRREKYELSVDTSNPAPPEDQESQPIRHPEGDVDADVQEVLCKVLQSVSTTSQCLRPQLQVRDGCLHISNTLCVLYFVDDLDVVEDKTPFSSASAHMLMSELLVCNRELEKIKENIHDIQNRVITVIKIFAKI is encoded by the exons atggcggagagacagcaggtgtgtggtgAGAGCAACAGTGAAGAAAAGCAGATGAAAGCgacttccagatccaggaggagtaagaaggccacaaatatgtcctttgaagaaatggtggagatggtagacatcttaATGaagacagactatgatgggaagcatggaccttacagcAAGCCAAATGCAAGAAAGgacaagatcatggagaaagttctgagaagtctgcacaggaaattTGGGGTACGAAGAAACAAGGAACAGTTGAGAAAACGATGGTCAGACATTAAACTGAGAGAGGAAGACCAGTATAGGAAGATCAAGAAAGTGCTacgaaaaa gggagaaaagaagagaaaaatatGAGCTGTCtgtggacaccagtaacccagcacctcctGAAGATCAAGAAAGTCAACCCATCAGACACCCTGAAGgagatgttgatgctgatgtgcaggaagtactttGTAAGGTTCTCCAAAGTGTGTCGACCAcaagtcagtgtctgagaccacagcttcaagtaagggatggatgcctgcatatttctaatacattgtgtgttttatattttgtAGATGATCTGGATGTCGTGGAAGACAAAACTcccttcagcagtgcaagtgcccACATGCTTATGAGTGAGCTAttggtttgcaatagggaattAGAGAAAATTAAAGAAAACATACATGATATCCAAAACAGAGTTATCACAGTCATcaaaatttttgctaaaatttaa